A genomic window from Ischnura elegans chromosome 10, ioIscEleg1.1, whole genome shotgun sequence includes:
- the LOC124167074 gene encoding ATP-dependent (S)-NAD(P)H-hydrate dehydratase: MIFAVSRRRTGQLLRPLMTPSNVKLANITRKDPEIVEEKQQVWLKQMHKCMPSLTSSLHKGQSGRIGIVGGCDEYTGAPYYSSMTALRCGADLAHIFCTPSAAPVLKSYGPEAIVHGILRGGSVEKEAREWLPRLHCLVIGPGLGRDAAVLESASSIIRTARDMAIPLVVDADGLWLALQNPDLVSSWPNGKIVLTPNVMEFSRLASKFGVETVEDVANAFQGTVLLKSKIDYIASPKGDVVVCGTGGSGRRCGGQGDVLSGALGVFLNWACQHEHNDGTAPYGDPTLVAAYGASRLVRECNMLSFTKNKRSTLTVDMLSEIHNAFANIFEGE; the protein is encoded by the coding sequence ATGATATTTGCCGTAAGTCGTCGTAGAACAGGCCAATTATTAAGACCACTCATGACACCATCTAATGTGAAGCTCGCAAATATTACGCGAAAGGATCCGGAAATAGTTGAGGAAAAACAGCAGGTATGGCTGAAACAGATGCACAAATGCATGCCCTCCTTGACCTCCTCTCTTCACAAGGGTCAATCTGGTAGAATTGGAATCGTCGGTGGCTGTGATGAATACACTGGAGCACCATATTACTCTTCGATGACGGCTCTCCGCTGCGGTGCTGATCTAGCCCATATATTCTGTACACCCTCAGCAGCCCCCGTTCTTAAATCTTATGGTCCGGAAGCCATCGTCCATGGTATTTTGAGAGGTGGTTCTGTGGAGAAAGAAGCTCGTGAGTGGCTCCCGCGTCTCCATTGTTTAGTTATAGGCCCTGGTTTGGGTCGCGACGCTGCGGTACTCGAGTCAGCTTCATCCATCATAAGGACTGCGCGAGACATGGCTATCCCCCTCGTTGTAGACGCTGATGGCCTGTGGCTTGCTTTGCAAAATCCAGATCTGGTGTCATCCTGGCCAAATGGCAAAATCGTGCTAACTCCTAATGTAATGGAGTTCTCTCGCCTGGCTTCCAAGTTTGGGGTTGAGACCGTTGAAGATGTTGCAAATGCATTTCAAGGAACTGTTCTCCTTAAGAGTAAAATTGATTACATTGCTTCTCCGAAAGGTGATGTAGTTGTGTGCGGAACTGGTGGAAGTGGTCGACGATGTGGAGGTCAAGGAGATGTTCTGTCTGGTGCCCTGGGTGTCTTTCTCAATTGGGCATGTCAGCATGAACACAACGATGGCACAGCCCCATATGGAGACCCCACTCTTGTGGCTGCATATGGTGCCTCTCGGTTGGTTAGGGAATGCAACATGCTTTCATTTACCAAGAACAAAAGGAGTACTTTGACTGTGGACATGCTCTCTGAAATACACAATGCTTTTGCTAATATATTTGAAGGTGAATGA